Proteins encoded within one genomic window of Mycolicibacterium aubagnense:
- a CDS encoding MarR family winged helix-turn-helix transcriptional regulator, translating to MWLDDDQQRAWRQLLSMIMELPAALERDLQRTTGLTTFEYLVLANLSEADDRTLRMSELAAKANSSLSRLSHVVRRLEDNGLVLKGVCADDGRVSVVELTKAGMRRVADAAPLHVAKVRELVVEPLTKADLIRLGKAAEAISDRIAESG from the coding sequence GTGTGGCTCGACGACGATCAGCAACGTGCGTGGCGTCAGCTCCTATCGATGATCATGGAGCTTCCGGCGGCCCTGGAAAGGGATCTGCAGCGCACCACGGGACTAACGACGTTCGAGTACCTCGTATTGGCGAATCTGTCGGAAGCCGACGACCGGACGCTGCGGATGTCGGAACTCGCCGCCAAGGCAAACTCCTCGTTGTCGCGGTTGTCCCACGTGGTCAGGCGCCTGGAAGACAACGGGTTGGTGCTCAAGGGTGTCTGCGCCGATGACGGCCGGGTAAGCGTGGTCGAGCTCACGAAGGCGGGAATGCGGCGGGTCGCCGACGCGGCCCCGTTGCACGTTGCGAAGGTGCGCGAACTGGTGGTTGAACCGTTGACAAAGGCGGACCTGATCAGGCTGGGCAAAGCGGCCGAGGCCATTAGTGACCGGATCGCCGAGTCTGGTTGA
- a CDS encoding NADPH-dependent F420 reductase — MSSISIIGTGNMARAIGALAVAGGNTVEVIGRDRSKAADLATTLGGSTTTGAFGAAPAGDVVIVALRYADVVPVVIQYGNALADKVIVDISNPFNAGADGLALPADTSIALEVATAAPAGARVVKAFNTVFGHVLEKGRTLDVFMAGDDAQAKARVSEFIVSLGLRPLDVGALTMAHWLEGTGLVLMGLARHGLDNFDVALGATEFSG, encoded by the coding sequence ATGAGCAGTATCAGCATCATCGGCACCGGCAACATGGCCCGCGCCATCGGGGCGCTGGCGGTAGCGGGAGGCAACACCGTCGAGGTCATCGGCCGCGATCGGTCCAAGGCAGCTGACCTCGCCACGACTCTCGGCGGCAGCACCACGACGGGAGCGTTCGGCGCCGCCCCGGCCGGGGACGTCGTGATCGTGGCCCTGAGGTACGCCGACGTCGTGCCGGTCGTCATCCAGTACGGAAACGCGTTGGCGGACAAGGTCATAGTCGATATCAGCAACCCCTTCAATGCCGGTGCCGACGGGCTCGCCCTCCCCGCTGACACCTCGATCGCGCTGGAAGTCGCCACGGCGGCTCCGGCCGGCGCCCGCGTGGTGAAGGCCTTCAACACCGTCTTCGGTCACGTCCTGGAGAAGGGCCGGACGTTGGATGTGTTCATGGCCGGCGACGATGCGCAGGCCAAGGCGCGCGTGTCGGAGTTCATCGTCAGTCTCGGGCTGCGCCCGTTGGACGTCGGCGCCTTGACCATGGCGCACTGGCTGGAGGGAACGGGCCTGGTCCTCATGGGCCTCGCCCGTCATGGACTCGACAACTTCGACGTCGCACTCGGCGCCACCGAATTCTCTGGCTGA
- a CDS encoding nuclear transport factor 2 family protein: MTTFARHRDTVEFFVETMHGGADKDALCGILAEDVVLYSPLGDEPLIGREAVLEAMQGVGALAADLTYKEVLSGETHHAAYFRLQVEGTVVDGMDYILLDADGRIAEVTIWWRPLSSGVQMQRRLAGLLGMQPWELLTHGESTFAETRDRSAGVGPRAGSGDKGQDANVTTGRDIS, from the coding sequence ATGACCACCTTCGCCCGGCACCGCGACACCGTGGAATTCTTCGTCGAGACCATGCACGGTGGCGCCGACAAAGACGCCCTTTGCGGAATCCTTGCCGAGGACGTGGTGCTGTACAGCCCGCTCGGCGATGAGCCACTCATCGGCCGCGAGGCAGTCCTCGAGGCAATGCAGGGGGTCGGCGCGCTCGCGGCCGACCTCACCTACAAGGAAGTCCTCAGTGGCGAGACGCACCACGCCGCGTACTTCCGGCTGCAGGTCGAAGGCACCGTGGTCGACGGGATGGACTACATCCTGCTCGACGCGGACGGCAGGATCGCCGAGGTGACCATATGGTGGCGCCCGCTGTCGTCCGGCGTTCAGATGCAGCGACGCCTTGCCGGTCTGCTTGGCATGCAGCCATGGGAACTCCTTACGCATGGGGAGTCAACGTTCGCTGAGACTCGGGACAGGTCGGCCGGGGTGGGGCCGCGTGCCGGATCCGGCGACAAGGGACAGGACGCGAATGTCACTACAGGACGGGATATCTCATGA